Proteins co-encoded in one Papaver somniferum cultivar HN1 chromosome 5, ASM357369v1, whole genome shotgun sequence genomic window:
- the LOC113282435 gene encoding polygalacturonase ADPG1-like, producing MKTKVISIMVSFIFVVVLIATPHSVADNIFMPSEFEEELSVIGDNEVEQLLESSNWLSRRKTSVVSVDSFGAVGDGTTDDTQAFLSAWNRACTTHKSVFLVPKGRSYLVKPARFVGPCVDKLIIQINGTIVAPDEPSDWDQKSPNNWLVFSKLNKTIIQGGGVIDGSGSKWWAASCKKNKENPCIAAPTAITIDSSSVVVVEDLTIKNSQQIHFQIYRSKTIRVFRVQISAPGDSPNTDGIHIAESTDIVVQNTKIGTGDDCISIVNGSSIIKMKHIYCGPGHGISIGSLGKDNSKEMVTAVVLDTAVLKNTTNGLRIKTWQGGSGYVRSVRFENVRMNEVENPIIIDQFYCDSPDSCQNQTAAVKISQVIYRNITGTTTSEKAIQLACSDTVPCSNIILSNVNLQSKEGTAETYCNSATGSNEGIVNPSADCLDSSNKDSYSDMTTDSNVEDLHAEL from the exons atgaaaaccAAAGTTATCTCAATAATGGTTtcctttatttttgttgttgtgctAATTGCTACTCCTCATTCCGTTGCTGACAATATATTCATGCCTAGCGAGTTTGAAGAAGAGTTGAGTGTAATAGGTGATAATGAAGTTGAACAACTTTTGGAGTCATCAAATTGGTTAAGTAGAAGAAAAACTAGTGTTGTAAGTGTGGATAGTTTTGGTGCAGTCGGAGATGGAACTACTGATGATACCCAG GCCTTTCTAAGTGCATGGAACAGAGCTTGTACTACACACAAATCGGTTTTCCTTGTGCCGAAAGGACGAAGTTATCTAGTAAAGCCTGCAAGGTTTGTTGGGCCTTGTGTCGATAAGTTAATCATTCAG ATTAATGGAACGATCGTAGCTCCTGATGAACCCAGTGATTGGGATCAAAAGAGCCCAAATAACTGGCTTGTGTTCTCCAAACTTAACAAAACAATCATCCAAGGTGGTGGGGTTATAGATGGTTCAGGGAGTAAATGGTGGGCTGCTTCTtgcaaaaagaacaaagaaaat CCATGCATAGCCGCACCAACG GCGATTACGATTGATTCTAGTTCGGTGGTAGTGGTGGAGGATCTTACAATAAAAAACAGCCAACAGATACATTTTCAAATATACCGCTCTAAAACAATTCGCGTTTTCAGGGTCCAAATCTCAGCTCCAGGTGACAGTCCAAACACCGATGGAATCCATATTGCTGAATCAACTGACATTGTGGTCCAAAATACCAAAATTGGAACAG GCGACGATTGCATCTCAATTGTGAATGGTAGCTCCATCATTAAGATGAAACACATCTACTGCGGACCCGGCCATGGAATTAG CATAGGGAGCTTGGGAAAAGACAACAGCAAGGAAATGGTCACTGCCGTGGTTTTGGATACAGCAGTTCTTAAAAATACTACCAATGGGCTTAGGATTAAGACTTGGCAG GGAGGTTCCGGCTATGTTCGATCAGTGCGCTTTGAGAATGTTCGGATGAATGAAGTAGAAAACCCTATCATCATCGACCAGTTCTATTGTGACTCGCCAGATAGTTGCCAGAATCAG ACTGCGGCTGTAAAAATAAGCCAAGTTATATACCGTAACATCACTGGAACAACAACGAGTGAGAAGGCCATCCAACTTGCTTGCAGTGACACAGTTCCCTGCAGCAACATTATCCTAAGCAATGTCAACCTTCAGAGCAAGGAAGGAACGGCAGAGACCTACTGCAACTCTGCCACAGGTTCTAATGAAGGTATAGTTAACCCTTCTGCCGATTGCCTAGATTCTTCAAATAAGGATTCGTACTCTGACATGACTACCGACTCTAACGTTGAAGATCTTCATGCGGAGCTGTGA
- the LOC113282436 gene encoding shaggy-related protein kinase epsilon-like: MTSLGTAPPLAVEKSSGDKMSVDKLPGEINDMKIRDDKEMEATVVNGNGTETGHIIVTTIGGRNGQPKQTISYMAERVVGQGSFGIVFQAKCLETGETVAIKKVLQDKRYKNRELQTMRLLDHPNIVSLKHCFFSTTEKEELYLNLVLEYVPETVYRVAKHYSRANQRMPLIYVKLYTFQICRALAYIHGAIGVCHRDIKPQNLLVNPHTHQLKLCDFGSAKVLVKGEPNISYICSRYYRAPELIFGATEYTSAIDIWSAGCVLAELLLGQPLFPGESGIDQLVEIIKVLGTPTREEIKCMNPNYTEFKFPQIKAHPWHKLFHKRMPPEAVDLVSRLLQYSPNLRSTALEACVHPFFNELRDPNTRLPNGRALPPLFNFKPQELKGVSLELLAKVIPEHARKQCPSLGFSSTT, translated from the exons ATGACATCGTTAGGTACAGCTCCCCCTTTGGCAGTTGAGAAATCCAGTGGTGATAAAATGTCTGTGGATAAACTTCCAGGGGAAATCAATGATATGAAGATCAGGGATGACAAG gaaatggaagCAACTGTAGTTAATGGAAATGGAACTGAAACAGGACACATTATTGTGACCACAATTGGTGGCAGAAATGGTCAACCCAAACAG ACTATAAGTTACATGGCTGAGCGTGTCGTTGGACAAGGTTCATTTGGAATTGTATTTCAG GCAAAATGCTTAGAGACAGGTGAGACTGTTGCAATCAAGAAAGTCTTGCAGGATAAGAGATACAAGAACCGTGAGTTGCAGACGATGCGCCTTCTTGATCACCCCAACATTGTCTCACTCAAACATTGTTTCTTTTCAACGACTGAAAAGGAGGAGCTCTATCTCAATTTGGTCCTCGAATATGTACCTGAAACGGTTTATCGAGTTGCAAAGCATTATAGCAGAGCGAATCAGCGAATGCCTCTAATTTATGTCAAACTCTATACATTCCAG ATTTGTAGAGCATTGGCCTATATTCATGGGGCAATTGGAGTTTGCCATAGGGACATTAAGCCACAGAATCTACTGGTTAATCCACATACTCACCAGCTCAAGCTATGTGACTTTGGTAGTGCCAAAGTTTTG GTTAAAGGCGAGCCAAACATATCGTACATATGCTCCCGTTATTACCGTGCACCTGAACTCATCTTTGGTGCAACAGAGTACACAAGTGCAATTGACATTTGGTCTGCAGGATGCGTACTTGCTGAGTTACTTCTTGGACAG CCTCTCTTTCCTGGAGAGAGTGGAATAGACCAACTCGTCGAGATAATTAAG GTTCTTGGAACACCAACAAGAGAAGAAATTAAGTGTATGAACCCGAACTATACTGAGTTCAAGTTCCCTCAAATCAAGGCTCACCCATGGCATAAG TTATTCCACAAACGCATGCCCCCAGAAGCAGTAGACCTTGTCTCCAGACTCCTCCAGTATTCTCCCAATCTGCGGAGCACTGCT TTAGAGGCTTGTGTCCACCCATTTTTCAATGAACTTCGTGATCCTAATACTCGTCTTCCTAATGGGCGAGCCCTGCCTCCTCTGTTTAATTTTAAACCCCAAG AGCTGAAAGGAGTATCTCTGGAGCTCCTCGCAAAAGTAATTCCTGAACATGCAAGGAAGCAGTGTCCTTCTCTTGGTTTCTCGAGCACAACGTGA